The Pseudomonas parafulva genome window below encodes:
- a CDS encoding MFS transporter, with translation MTTAQDTASASPHSARDSLDLRPLLLANMGCTMAMMAFVVLIGPIARLLGMATWQAGAAVTVSGVVWVLLARPWGRAADRLGRRRILLLGSAGFTVAYWLLCLFIDSALRLLPGATLAFIGLMLARGLIGAFYAALPVGGNALIADHVEPQQRARAMALLGAANAVGLVLGPALAALLARYSLSLPFFALSLLPACAFVVLLLKLKPRPLPHNHVSSAVRLGDPRLRRPLLVAFSAMLSVTVSQITVGFFALDRLQLNSTDAAQAAGIALTMVGVALIGAQLLLRRLQWPPLRMIRVGASVSALGFAAAALAYSAPALWACFFIAAGGMGFVFPAFSALAANAMGPSEQGATAGSISAAQGMGAVIGPLAGTLVYALDPRLPFLAVAALLLLVGLWPAPAARSD, from the coding sequence ATGACAACTGCACAGGATACCGCCTCCGCTTCACCGCACAGCGCACGGGACTCGCTCGACCTTCGACCGCTGCTGCTGGCGAACATGGGTTGCACCATGGCGATGATGGCCTTCGTCGTGCTGATCGGCCCCATTGCCCGCCTGCTGGGCATGGCCACCTGGCAGGCCGGCGCGGCGGTCACCGTGTCCGGCGTGGTCTGGGTGCTGCTCGCCCGCCCCTGGGGCCGGGCAGCCGACCGCCTGGGCCGACGGCGCATCCTGTTGCTGGGCAGTGCCGGTTTCACGGTGGCCTACTGGTTGCTGTGCCTATTCATCGACAGCGCCCTGCGCCTGCTGCCCGGCGCGACCCTGGCGTTCATCGGGCTGATGCTCGCCCGGGGCTTGATCGGCGCCTTCTACGCCGCCTTGCCGGTGGGCGGCAATGCCTTGATCGCCGACCATGTCGAGCCGCAGCAGCGGGCTCGGGCCATGGCCCTGCTGGGCGCTGCCAACGCAGTCGGCCTGGTGCTCGGCCCAGCGCTCGCCGCCCTGCTCGCCCGCTACAGTCTGAGCCTGCCGTTCTTCGCCCTGTCGCTGCTGCCAGCCTGCGCCTTCGTGGTCCTGCTGCTCAAGCTCAAGCCTCGGCCGCTGCCGCACAACCACGTGTCCAGTGCGGTGCGCCTGGGCGATCCACGCTTGCGTCGCCCCTTGCTGGTGGCCTTCAGCGCGATGCTGAGCGTGACCGTGTCGCAGATCACCGTAGGGTTCTTCGCCCTCGACCGCCTGCAACTGAACAGCACCGATGCCGCCCAGGCCGCCGGTATCGCGCTGACGATGGTCGGCGTGGCGCTGATCGGCGCGCAATTGCTGCTGCGTCGTTTGCAGTGGCCGCCGCTGCGCATGATTCGTGTCGGCGCCAGCGTCAGCGCCCTGGGCTTTGCGGCAGCCGCCTTGGCCTACAGCGCGCCAGCCTTGTGGGCCTGCTTCTTCATCGCCGCAGGCGGCATGGGCTTCGTTTTCCCAGCGTTCTCAGCGTTAGCAGCCAACGCCATGGGGCCGAGCGAGCAAGGCGCCACGGCAGGCTCGATCAGCGCCGCGCAAGGCATGGGCGCGGTGATCGGCCCGCTGGCCGGCACGCTGGTCTACGCCCTCGATCCGCGCCTGCCGTTCCTGGCCGTGGCGGCGTTGTTGCTGTTGGTCGGGCTCTGGCCAGCACCCGCTGCGCGCAGCGATTGA
- a CDS encoding cytochrome b, which translates to MKPAAFHPLARTLHWLMAVLILAMLFIGVSMVGDLSTRHPLLIELHKATGLALLVLVVLRIALRLSLPHPPLPADLPPLQRFAAAASHLALYGLMLAMPLLGWAMLSAGGYPRPLQLPAIAPHDLQLYAVLRQAHGWAGYLLFATVLVHIAAALMHALVRRDGVMRSMWPGPLRRGD; encoded by the coding sequence ATGAAACCCGCTGCCTTTCACCCCTTGGCGCGCACGTTGCACTGGCTCATGGCCGTGCTGATCCTGGCCATGCTGTTCATCGGTGTGAGCATGGTCGGCGACCTGTCCACCCGCCACCCGCTGCTGATCGAACTGCACAAGGCCACCGGCCTGGCGCTGTTGGTGCTGGTGGTGCTGCGTATTGCCCTGCGCCTGAGCCTGCCGCACCCACCCTTACCGGCGGATCTGCCGCCGCTTCAGCGTTTCGCTGCGGCGGCCTCGCACCTGGCGCTGTACGGCCTGATGCTGGCCATGCCGCTGCTGGGCTGGGCGATGCTCTCGGCGGGCGGCTATCCCCGGCCACTGCAACTGCCGGCCATCGCACCGCATGACCTGCAACTGTATGCCGTATTGCGCCAGGCCCATGGCTGGGCCGGTTATCTGCTGTTCGCCACCGTCCTGGTGCATATCGCTGCAGCGCTGATGCACGCGCTGGTGCGCCGCGACGGGGTGATGCGCAGCATGTGGCCGGGGCCTTTGCGTCGCGGCGACTGA